A single region of the Nitrosomonas sp. Is79A3 genome encodes:
- a CDS encoding GIY-YIG nuclease family protein — protein sequence MMAPAVYLLASQRNGTLYIGVTSNLIQRIWQHREGLAEGFTKKYGVKTLVWYEQHATMESAIAREKALKKWNRAWKLRLIEETNPQWRDLWPEINGETEP from the coding sequence ATGATGGCTCCGGCCGTGTATTTGTTGGCCAGTCAAAGAAACGGGACGCTCTACATTGGTGTGACATCGAACCTGATCCAGCGCATTTGGCAGCATCGCGAAGGTTTGGCGGAAGGTTTTACCAAAAAATACGGGGTTAAAACCCTGGTCTGGTATGAACAGCACGCTACGATGGAAAGCGCCATTGCCCGGGAAAAGGCATTGAAAAAATGGAACCGCGCCTGGAAATTGAGACTGATTGAAGAAACCAATCCGCAGTGGCGGGATCTTTGGCCGGAAATAAACGGAGAGACGGAACCTTAA
- the rapA gene encoding RNA polymerase-associated protein RapA, whose product MHDFKPGQRWICDADLQLGLGTVQTVEHRIVSISFKAVGETRSYAKLSAPLTRVIFKAGDIISSHDGIALKVIHIKERDGLIVYLGEREGGGRVELAEEQLAHHLQLNRPSERLFAGQFDRDKWFQIRYQSLLIRNQLANKPLYGLVGTRTSLIPHQLYIAHEVGRRFAPRVLLADEVGLGKTIEAGLILHQQLLTERAERLLIVVPETLIHQWLVEMLRRFNLQFSIFDEARCLSLEESDEDEEDGKDQQGENPFQSEQLVLCSQNFLRQNPKRFQQALEGRWDLLVVDEAHHLHWSPQAASPQYTMIEQLAMRTRGVLLLTATPEQLGKASHYARLRLLDPHRFSSFSEFITEEQSYEPIAQAVEALLEGQALNDDTRQLIADMLDPTQAQTLLAELQNQKARNKLAELLLDRHGTGRILFRNTRVAVKGFPERKLVASPLPLPAEYLPSLVTFETTPLSKPQLLLCPELIYQVRCEEDQPYWTEIDPRVNWLIATLKRVKPEKVLVIAANAQTARDLAQAMKQSTGQFIPVFHESMSLIERDRAAAFFADKETGGQVLICSEIGSEGRNFQFAHHLVLFDLPLNPDLLEQRIGRLDRIGQTETIQIHVPYLENTALAVMFHWYHEGLNAFEKTCPAGQTVFSQVEDALIAALHQRQTHGNTLSDLIAATQSANQALNEALDRGRDKLLEYNSFRPAVAEKLYQEARAQGDDPALPRYMETVFDCCGVHIEDHRAGSFLIEPSEHMSMPFPGLMDEGSVITYARNVALANEDMYFLTWEHPMVIHAMERILNHETGNAVVAALKHKKVQPGTLLLETLFVLEASGQNVQQSNRYLPPAVIRILLDEQGNGNNPYLDHNAINQHLQPVATGIAKQVIQLKEDAIRELLTASEQQASAQAPQLIAQAEARIQQTFTPEIERLKALQQVNPNVRDEEIQFFEQQLQQLTGALKSSNLRLDAVRVIVAT is encoded by the coding sequence ATGCACGATTTTAAGCCCGGTCAGCGTTGGATTTGTGATGCTGATTTGCAATTGGGTCTTGGTACTGTTCAAACTGTTGAACACAGAATTGTCAGTATCAGTTTTAAGGCTGTCGGTGAAACCCGTTCTTATGCCAAACTTTCCGCACCGCTGACGCGTGTTATTTTCAAAGCAGGAGATATCATCAGCAGCCATGATGGTATTGCATTGAAGGTTATTCATATCAAGGAGCGTGATGGTTTAATTGTCTACCTGGGTGAGCGCGAAGGGGGAGGCCGGGTTGAGCTGGCTGAAGAACAATTAGCGCATCACCTGCAACTGAACCGCCCATCGGAACGTTTGTTTGCGGGTCAATTTGATCGAGATAAATGGTTCCAGATACGCTATCAATCTTTGTTGATACGCAACCAACTGGCAAACAAACCGCTGTATGGGTTGGTAGGTACCCGCACCAGTCTGATTCCGCACCAACTGTATATCGCCCACGAGGTGGGCCGTCGCTTTGCGCCGCGCGTGTTGCTGGCCGACGAAGTCGGGCTGGGAAAAACCATTGAGGCTGGTCTGATTTTGCACCAGCAATTGCTGACCGAGCGTGCCGAACGTTTGCTCATCGTAGTTCCGGAAACCTTGATTCACCAATGGCTGGTGGAAATGTTGCGGCGTTTCAATCTGCAATTCAGTATTTTTGACGAAGCGCGCTGTTTGTCTCTGGAAGAAAGCGACGAAGACGAAGAAGACGGAAAAGATCAGCAAGGCGAAAATCCTTTTCAAAGCGAGCAATTGGTGCTGTGCAGCCAGAATTTTTTGCGGCAAAATCCGAAGCGCTTTCAGCAAGCGCTGGAAGGCCGCTGGGATTTGCTGGTGGTCGACGAAGCGCATCATTTGCACTGGTCGCCACAAGCCGCCAGCCCGCAATACACCATGATTGAGCAACTGGCCATGCGCACGCGGGGGGTGCTGCTATTGACCGCGACCCCGGAGCAATTGGGTAAAGCCAGCCACTACGCCCGCCTGCGTCTGCTCGACCCGCACCGTTTCAGCAGTTTTTCCGAGTTTATCACCGAGGAGCAATCCTACGAACCGATCGCCCAAGCGGTCGAAGCCTTGCTCGAAGGCCAGGCATTGAACGATGACACTCGCCAACTCATCGCGGACATGCTCGATCCAACCCAAGCGCAAACATTGCTGGCGGAGCTGCAAAACCAGAAAGCCCGGAATAAACTCGCGGAATTATTGCTCGACCGGCACGGCACCGGGCGCATCCTGTTTCGCAACACGCGCGTGGCGGTCAAAGGGTTTCCCGAACGCAAGCTGGTGGCCAGTCCGCTGCCGTTACCGGCGGAATACCTGCCAAGCTTGGTGACGTTTGAAACCACGCCGTTATCCAAGCCGCAATTGCTGTTATGCCCTGAATTGATCTACCAAGTACGATGCGAAGAAGATCAACCGTACTGGACCGAAATCGACCCGCGCGTGAACTGGCTGATTGCCACGCTCAAACGAGTGAAACCGGAAAAAGTGCTGGTCATCGCCGCCAACGCGCAAACCGCGCGCGATTTGGCGCAAGCGATGAAACAATCGACCGGGCAATTTATCCCGGTATTCCACGAAAGCATGAGTTTGATTGAGCGCGACCGCGCCGCAGCGTTCTTTGCCGATAAAGAAACCGGCGGGCAGGTGCTGATCTGCTCGGAAATCGGCAGTGAAGGCCGCAATTTCCAGTTTGCGCATCATCTGGTGCTGTTCGATCTGCCGCTCAATCCCGATTTGCTAGAACAGCGCATTGGCCGCCTGGATCGCATTGGTCAGACGGAAACCATCCAAATCCATGTGCCCTATCTGGAAAACACCGCCTTGGCGGTGATGTTCCATTGGTACCATGAGGGTTTGAATGCGTTCGAGAAAACTTGTCCGGCCGGTCAAACCGTCTTTTCGCAGGTGGAAGACGCGCTCATCGCTGCGCTTCACCAGCGCCAAACCCACGGAAACACGCTGTCAGATCTGATCGCTGCCACGCAATCGGCTAATCAGGCATTGAATGAGGCATTGGATCGCGGGCGCGATAAATTGCTGGAATATAATTCTTTCCGTCCCGCCGTTGCGGAAAAACTCTATCAAGAAGCGCGCGCTCAGGGCGATGATCCCGCACTGCCGCGCTATATGGAAACGGTGTTTGACTGTTGCGGCGTGCATATCGAAGATCACCGTGCCGGTAGTTTTTTGATCGAACCGAGCGAACACATGAGCATGCCGTTTCCCGGTTTAATGGACGAAGGCTCGGTGATTACGTATGCCAGAAACGTTGCACTGGCCAATGAAGACATGTATTTCCTGACGTGGGAACATCCGATGGTGATCCACGCGATGGAACGAATCCTGAATCATGAAACCGGTAACGCGGTGGTCGCCGCACTGAAACACAAAAAAGTGCAGCCGGGCACCTTGCTGCTGGAAACGCTGTTCGTGCTCGAAGCAAGCGGACAAAACGTACAACAAAGCAACCGCTACCTGCCACCCGCGGTAATTCGCATTTTGCTGGATGAGCAAGGCAATGGTAATAATCCGTACCTCGACCACAATGCGATCAATCAACACCTGCAACCGGTCGCGACCGGCATTGCTAAGCAAGTGATTCAACTCAAAGAAGACGCGATCCGCGAGCTACTGACCGCGAGCGAGCAACAAGCCAGCGCGCAAGCGCCGCAACTTATCGCCCAAGCCGAAGCGCGCATCCAACAAACCTTCACCCCGGAAATCGAGCGTCTTAAAGCCTTGCAACAGGTGAACCCGAACGTGCGCGACGAAGAAATTCAATTCTTTGAACAACAACTGCAGCAACTGACCGGTGCACTGAAATCCAGCAACCTGCGGCTCGATGCCGTGCGGGTGATTGTGGCAACGTGA
- a CDS encoding DUF2490 domain-containing protein, producing the protein MFKKINKFILLAALGLVFSSPVAAEDYVNDFQFWGNVTALGNFGALNPNNPELKRFRWWAEGQGRFGNDASQFTQSLIRPGLGYAITDKIVVWAGYAWAPTCEPIQRVGCFNEHRLWQQVTWADNFSFGRLSARSRFEERFFDERVPDPGHNDVAYRFRQLVKLAVPMPFISPNVSFIIQDELFIAMNTPHAGWITNGFDQNRFFTGIAYKFNPIVTAELGYMNQYINRPHAPRPDQMMHILGANLFLNF; encoded by the coding sequence ATGTTTAAGAAAATAAACAAATTTATTTTATTGGCAGCGCTTGGTTTGGTTTTTAGTAGTCCAGTCGCTGCTGAAGATTATGTAAATGACTTCCAGTTTTGGGGAAATGTGACAGCACTAGGTAATTTTGGTGCACTGAATCCAAATAATCCTGAATTAAAAAGATTCAGATGGTGGGCTGAAGGGCAAGGTCGTTTTGGTAATGATGCTTCTCAGTTTACTCAGTCCCTGATACGTCCCGGTTTAGGTTATGCGATAACCGATAAAATAGTCGTGTGGGCAGGTTACGCTTGGGCGCCAACATGTGAACCTATCCAGCGCGTTGGTTGTTTTAATGAACATCGACTCTGGCAACAAGTAACGTGGGCTGATAATTTTTCATTCGGCAGATTATCAGCGCGTAGCCGTTTTGAGGAACGTTTTTTCGACGAAAGGGTTCCAGATCCAGGTCACAACGATGTTGCTTATCGCTTTCGTCAGTTAGTAAAACTGGCAGTTCCTATGCCTTTTATATCGCCTAACGTGAGTTTTATCATACAAGATGAGTTATTCATTGCTATGAATACCCCTCACGCTGGCTGGATTACTAACGGTTTTGATCAAAACAGGTTTTTTACGGGGATAGCTTATAAATTTAATCCAATAGTTACTGCTGAACTTGGCTATATGAATCAATATATCAACAGACCGCATGCTCCACGTCCTGATCAAATGATGCATATTCTGGGGGCTAATTTGTTCCTAAATTTCTAA
- a CDS encoding c-type cytochrome, which yields MKKLNFALTISALLILAGCGASKDYSPPAGASGEQIFSTACTECHKPLSANVAMILSEKVANKDAIIKKFQSGSMRMPAFKNIQGEAADRLAEYVLTNSEVK from the coding sequence ATGAAAAAATTAAATTTTGCATTAACAATATCGGCGCTACTTATATTAGCCGGTTGTGGCGCTAGTAAAGACTATAGTCCGCCCGCTGGTGCATCTGGTGAACAGATCTTTAGCACGGCTTGTACCGAATGCCATAAACCTTTAAGTGCAAACGTTGCCATGATACTCAGTGAGAAAGTTGCCAATAAGGATGCGATTATCAAGAAATTTCAATCGGGAAGTATGAGAATGCCCGCATTCAAGAATATTCAGGGCGAGGCTGCGGATCGTTTAGCTGAATATGTTTTAACCAACAGCGAAGTCAAATAA